A single window of Nyctibius grandis isolate bNycGra1 chromosome Z, bNycGra1.pri, whole genome shotgun sequence DNA harbors:
- the RAI1 gene encoding retinoic acid-induced protein 1, whose protein sequence is MQSFRERCGFHGNQQSYQPTSQDTSRLENYRHQSQAGPNCERQRLVAKEYYSQQQLPYSGYENSAVEKYHRGNKQLAGQQLQGRPAFSNYAVQENSPYPARYSGDESLQAWGGQAQALPGGVAKYEDSLMKKTAAALAGGRPYHEPAAAPLPFRTHFQQQPPPQQPPTLPYPKLQRQKLPNDVSSPMPFSQSPHFGQHSQSFPASSTYSSVPGGSQPAHSYKSCTAPSGQPPLERPLANAASLAPGPRMPNLHGYQPNRIGYEQPPQPPPQPPPPPPQPPQPPQPPQPPQPLQGRHHAPETLHYQNLAKYQHYNQPGQTYCQGEAAPVRTPEQYYQTFSPSASHSPARSVGRSPSYSSTPSPLMPNLENFQYSQQPLSTGAFPAGIADHSHFMPLLNPSPTDGTSPDTQSGNCKNLQKEKLPENLLSDLSLQSLTALTSQVENISNTVQQLLLSKAAVPQKKGIKTPARTPEQLKGQHCSPESSTYSAEQVGTPLSDPLSTPQSVHAETQDTDYLSGSEDQLERSFLYCNQNRSPARVNSNSKAKPESVSTCSVTSPDDMSTKSDDSFQSIHASLPLETFTKYVTNERDCPRLLLSALSQEELASEIIVLQDAISEKADKAWANSPMLSKEATKSPFQLENHRPCLDSMVKGSWPSQGDSSTLTEPLKLDKASGASAGKDFGEEVYEGPQVEFTAAETKDTLKDAAPLAFNSKPSIPVATSSAGATGYSCYSTTTANSVGSENAMGNFEWPEESLGEACLRWKELQATDLPKGLFPSKLVGSCKEKKNTCGLDLCDGEQPAKSEPAREFGQQAMEEEEEETLTYDEATKVDSERWLQDTRHCCSTGDFSEIPIISSPDLKESDLEAEEYSSLCELAGSEQKSVTYDASPPKPPEMPAVLSSSEVPVSAEETVSTMEKESSAPTARLSGQSVILLGPAVGTETKVKSWFKSSLPHIQPEEESGGGETSHPEAADAESAPSVAVKHQLAPENMLGKMEPVSRGKSLRNKRVHCRLPERDGPGSAVPSPFSDLPAAGGMAGACLGPDGQAEMPSKSAHSQTPRFPAEGLPARMCTRSFTALAEPRAPAPLEGLKAPAHQEKLGKKPACGVKQRVAFKARKRSGRPAPKVVQTAGDATLLVPSLVTVEEAAGPTPPEGDAVEMGERDQRSMILRSRTKTQEVFYTKRRRGKRAADVRLKNCKVPKKLISNNHLPPAFKLAAPGSPHKEGKVGARMKLPKAGPGVGGKMSERPLHSLKRKSTFISPIPTKKRNLVLRSNSGGVKEEKPEGPPSLFKKMPVAKKVKAKLPPKSSGEAVPKPPLPKEAPDVCIKITSRAAFQEATKTKVLPPRKGRGLKLEAIVQKITSPNLKKFSCKPSATAAVVGTAATYSTSLSPAGMERERAVKHGGVAPAAGDVRLPKPMAAQKVPTTPTAEQLCRNPNGRALKGKLGGGKKLSAEGCQGEGCAPAPGVQPSSAMAAKGLGLLPKKRNRKGKAVALGMAKAPLGPAPPPALPRERAAGPGSGEEGKKPKSEEKEARGGEGPPEGRPGAGPSRGPKPRANHSNYNGYSKRQRKRLAHGKAKAVPARCKSRGKRRRQAQQAPLLQPAEPEIRLKYVSCKRLRADSRAPPFSPYVRVERHGEFTTACTVINSPGEEARLQRGPTRPAPRPRATLPASSTMHMGPVVSKALSAACLVCCLCRNPANYKDLGDLCGPYYPEDCLPKKKSRLKEKARAEGPGEDTIPPAAAERAPRGTEGGCGAGGKAARAEGAAEAARQSALRSSPRGMFRRLQSCYCCDERTEGEEVAEKPRRHECHKAESPPQEPAGDTQEHWLHEACAVWTAGVFLVAGKLYGLQEAVKVAADLKCSSCQQAGATVGCCQKGCPHTYHYACAIDTGCLLTEESFSLKCPKHKRQPV, encoded by the exons ATGCAGTCCTTTCGAGAAAGGTGTGGTTTCCATGGCAACCAGCAGAGCTACCAGCCGACTTCACAAGACACATCACGCCTGGAGAATTACAGGCATCAAAGTCAGGCAGGGCCGAACTGCGAGCGGCAGAGGCTGGTGGCGAAGGAGTACTACAGTCAGCAGCAACTGCCGTACTCGGGCTACGAGAACAGCGCCGTGGAGAAATACCACCGGGGAAACAAGCAATTAGCGGGGCAGCAGCTGCAAGGCAGGCCGGCCTTTTCCAATTATGCCGTGCAGGAGAACAGCCCTTACCCGGCCCGTTATTCCGGGGATGAGAGCCTGCAGGCGTGGGGCGGCCAGGCGCAGGCGCTGCCCGGCGGCGTGGCCAAGTATGAGGACAGCCTGATGAAGAAGACGGCGGCCGCGCTGGCGGGAGGGCGGCCGTACCATGAGCCGGCGGCCGCCCCGCTGCCCTTCCGGACTCACTTCCAGCAGCAACCGCCGCCGCAGCAGCCGCCCACGCTCCCCTACCCCAAGCTGCAGCGGCAGAAGCTGCCCAATGACGTCTCCTCGCCCATGCCCTTCTCGCAGAGCCCCCACTTCGGGCAGCACTCGCAGTCCTTCCCCGCCTCCTCCACCTACTCCTCGGTGCCGGGGGGCAGCCAGCCAGCGCACTCCTACAAGAGCTGCACGGCACCCTCGGGGCAACCGCCGCTGGAGCGGCCCCTGGCCAACGCCGCCAGCCTGGCCCCCGGCCCCCGCATGCCCAACCTGCACGGCTACCAGCCCAACCGCATTGGCTACGAGCAGCCCCCACAGCCACCGCCacagcccccgccgccgccaccgcaGCCCCCACagccgccgcagcccccgcagccGCCGCAGCCCTTGCAGGGGCGGCATCACGCCCCAGAGACCCTCCACTACCAAAACCTGGCCAAGTATCAACATTACAACCAGCCAGGACAGACCTACTGCCAGGGCGAGGCGGCACCCGTCCGGACACCGGAGCAGTACTACCAGACCTTCAGCCCCAGCGCCAGCCACTCACCGGCTCGCTCCGTCGGCAGGTCCCCGTCCTACAGCTCCACTCCATCCCCGCTGATGCCCAACCTGGAGAACTTCCAGTACAGCCAGCAGCCACTGAGCACGGGCGCTTTCCCAGCTGGCATCGCCGACCACAGCCATTTCATGCCGCTGCTGAACCCTTCTCCCACCGACGGCACAAGCCCTGACACTCAATCCGGGAACTGCAAAAACTTGCAGAAGGAGAAACTGCCCGAAAACCTGCTGTCGGACCTGAGCCTGCAGAGCCTGACGGCTCTCACCTCCCAGGTGGAGAACATCTCCAACACcgtccagcagctgctgctctccaaagCGGCCGTGCCCCAGAAAAAGGGCATCAAGACCCCGGCGAGGACCCCGGAGCAGCTCAAGGGTCAGCACTGCAGCCCCGAGAGCAGCACCTACTCGGCAGAGCAGGTGGGGACTCCCCTGTCCGACCCACTGAGCACCCCCCAGTCCGTCCACGCCGAGACGCAGGACACCGACTATCTCAGCGGGTCGGAGGACCAGCTGGAGAGGAGTTTCCTGTACTGCAACCAGAACCGTAGCCCTGCCCGCGTCAACAGCAACTCCAAGGCGAAGCCCGAGTCAGTGTCCACCTGCTCCGTGACCTCCCCGGATGATATGTCCACCAAATCAGATGACTCCTTCCAGAGCATCCACGCCAGCCTGCCCCTGGAGACCTTCACCAAGTACGTGACCAACGAACGGGACTGTCCCCGGCTGCTCCTCAGCGCCCTGTCCCAGGAGGAGCTGGCTTCTGAGATCATCGTCCTGCAGGACGCCATCAGCGAGAAGGCGGACAAAGCCTGGGCCAACTCGCCCATGCTGAGCAAGGAAGCCACCAAGTCCCCCTTCCAGCTGGAGAACCACCGTCCCTGCCTGGACTCCATGGTGAAGGGCTCCTGGCCCAGCCAGGGTGACTCCAGCACGCTCACTGAGCCCCTCAAGCTGGACAAGGCTTCGGGGGCCAGCGCGGGGAAGGACTTTGGTGAGGAGGTGTACGAGGGTCCCCAGGTGGAGTTCACGGCTGCCGAGACCAAGGACACACTGAAGGACGCAGCCCCACTGGCCTTCAACTCCAAGCCCAGCATCCCGGTGGCGACGTCAAGTGCGGGAGCCACCGGCTACAGCTGCTACTCGACCACCACTGCCAACTCGGTGGGGTCCGAGAACGCCATGGGGAACTTCGAGTGGCCGGAGGAGAGCCTGGGCGAGGCGTGCCTGCGGTGGAAGGAGCTGCAAGCCACGGACCTCCCCAAGGGCTTGTTCCCCAGCAAATTGGTGGGCTcctgcaaggagaaaaaaaatacctgtggCTTGGATCTGTGCGATGGCGAGCAGCCGGCCAAGAGCGAGCCAGCCCGGGAGTTCGGCCAGCAGGcgatggaggaggaagaggaggagacgCTGACCTACGACGAGGCCACGAAGGTGGACAGCGAGAGGTGGCTGCAAGACACTCGGCACTGCTGCTCCACTGGGGACTTCAGTGAGATCCCCATCATCTCCTCGCCGGACCTGAAGGAGTCGGACCTGGAGGCGGAGGAGTACTCCTCGCTCTGCGAGCTGGCCGGCTCGGAGCAGAAGTCAGTGACATACGACGCCTCACCACCCAAGCCCCCGGAGATGCCCGCCGTGCTGTCCTCCAGCGAGGTGCCCGTGTCCGCCGAGGAGACCGTCAGCACGATGGAAAAGGAGAGCTCGGCTCCCACCGCACGCCTCTCCGGCCAGTCCGTCATCCTCCTGGGCCCAGCCGTGGGCACAGAGACCAAGGTGAAGAGCTGGTTCAagtcctccctgccccacatcCAGCCTGAGGAGGAGAGCGGCGGAGGGGAGACATCCCACCCGGAGGCGGCCGATGCTGAATCCGCCCCGTCGGTCGCTGTGAAGCATCAGCTCGCCCCCGAAAACATGCTGGGGAAGATGGAGCCGGTCTCACGGGGGAAGAGCCTCCGCAACAAGAGGGTCCACTGCCGGCTGCCGGAGCGGGACGGCCCTGGCAGCGCTGTGCCCAGCCCCTTCAGTGACTTACCGGCAGCCGGCGGCATGGCCGGTGCCTGCCTGGGGCCAGACGGCCAGGCGGAGATGCCGAGCAAGAGCGCCCACAGCCAAACGCCGCGGTTCCCAGCGGAGGGTCTGCCGGCACGCATGTGCACCCGCTCCTTCACCGCCCTCGCCGAGCCCCGCGCCCCGGCACCGCTGGAGGGGCTGAAGGCCCCTGCGCACCAGGAGAAGCTGGGGAAGAAGCCCGCCTGCGGCGTGAAGCAGCGGGTGGCTTTTAAAGCCAGGAAGCGCAGCGGCCGGCCGGCTCCCAAGGTGGTCCAAACCGCTGGCGATGCCACTCTCCTGGTGCCCAGCCTGGTGACGGTGGAGGAGGCAGCGGGGCCGACACCGCCGGAGGGGGATGCGGTGGAGATGGGGGAGAGGGACCAGCGGTCGATGATCCTGCGCTCCCGGACGAAGACGCAGGAGGTTTTCTATACCAAGAGGCGGCGGGGCAAGCGGGCGGCCGACGTCCGGCTGAAGAACTGCAAGGTGCCCAAGAAGCTCATCTCCAACAACCACCTCCCACCCGCCTTCAAGCTGgcggccccgggcagcccccaCAAGGAGGGCAAGGTGGGCGCCCGGATGAAGCTGCCCAAAGCAGGGCCGGGCGTGGGGGGCAAGATGTCTGAGCGGCCCCTGCACTCGCTGAAGAGGAAGTCCACCTTCATCTCCCCCATCCCCACGAAGAAGAGGAACCTGGTCCTGCGGAGCAACAGCGGTGGCGTGAAGGAGGAGAAGCCGGAGGGCCCCCCCAGCCTCTTCAAGAAGATGCCCGTGGCCAAGAAGGTGAAAGCCAAGCTGCCCCCCAAGAGCTCCGGCGAAGCTGTCCCAAAACCCCCCCTGCCGAAGGAGGCCCCTGATGTCTGCATCAAGATCACCTCCCGGGCGGCCTTCCAGGAGGCCACCAAGACCAAAGTGCTGCCTCCCCGCAAGGGCCGCGGCCTCAAGCTGGAGGCCATCGTCCAGAAGATCACCTCGCCCAACCTGAAGAAGTTCTCCTGCAAACCGTCGGCCACGGCAGCGGTGGTGGGCACGGCAGCCACCTACAGCACGTCCCTGAGCCCGGCGGGGATGGAGCGGGAGCGGGCAGTGAAGCACGGCGGGGTGGCCCCGGCAGCGGGCGACGTGCGGCTGCCCAAGCCGATGGCAGCACAGAAGGTGCCCACCACGCCGACAGCCGAGCAGCTCTGCCGAAACCCCAACGGCCGAGCGCTGAAGGGGAAGCTGGGCGGTGGGAAGAAGCTCTCCGCCGAGGGCTGCCAGGGCGAGGGCtgtgccccggccccgggggtgCAGCCCAGCTCCGCCATGGCGGCCAAgggcctggggctgctgcccaagAAGAGGAACCGCAAGGGCAAAGCAGTGGCGTTGGGCATGGCCAAGGCGCCCTtgggccccgcgccgccgccggcgcTGCCCCGGGAGCGTGCGGCTGGCCCAGgcagtggggaggaggggaagaaaccAAAGAGCGAGGAGAAGGAGGCGAGGGGCGGCGAGGGCCCCCCCGAGGGCCGCCCTGGGGCCGGGCCGTCGCGGGGGCCGAAGCCGCGGGCCAACCACTCCAACTACAACGGCTACTCCAAGCGGCAGCGGAAGCGGCTGGCCCACGGCAAGGCCAAGGCGGTGCCGGCGCGGTGCAAGAGCCGCGGCAAGCGGCGGCGGCAGGCCCAGCAGGCCCCGCTGCTGCAGCCCGCCGAGCCCGAGATCCGGCTCAAGTACGTGTCCTGCAAGCGGCTGCGGGCCGACAGCAGGgccccccccttctccccctacGTCCGCGTGGAGCGGCACGGCGAGTTCACCACCGCCTGCACCGTCATCAACTCGCCCGGCGAGGAAGCCCGGCTGCAGCGGGGACCGACCAGGCCGGCACCGCGGCCGCGGGCAACCCTGCCCGCCTCCTCCACCATGCACATGGGGCCGGTGGTGTCGAAGGCGCTGAGTGCCGCCTGCCTGGTCTGCTGCCTGTGCCGCAACCCCGCCAACTACAAGGACCTGGGGGACCTCTGCGGGCCCTACTACCCCGAGGACTGCCTGCCCAAAAAGAAGTCGCGGCTGAAGGAGAAGGCGAGGGCGGAGGGGCCGGGCGAGGACACCATCCCACCCGCCGCGGCCGAGCGGGCGCCCCGAGGGACGGAGGGCGGCTGCGGTGCCGGTGGCAAGGCGGCGCGGGCGGAGGGTGCCGCCGAGGCGGCCAGGCAGAGCGCCCTGCGCTCCAGCCCGCGGGGCATGTTCCgtaggctgcagagctgctactGCTGTGACGAGAGGACAGAGGGCGAGGAGGTGGCCGAAAAGCCCCGGCGGCATGAATGTCACAAGGCCGAGTCCCCGCCGCAGGAGCCGGCGGGTGACACGCAGGAGCACTGGCTGCACGAGGCCTGTGCCGTATGGACCGCTGGGGTTTTCCTGGTGGCGGGGAAGCTCTACGGGCTGCAGGAGGCCGTCAAGGTGGCTGCCGACCTG AAGTGCTCGAGCTGCCAGCAAGCGGGAGCCACGGTGGGCTGCTGCCAGAAGGGGTGTCCCCACACCTACCACTACGCGTGTGCCATCGACACAG GTTGCTTATTAACCGAAGAGAGCTTCTCTCTGAAATGTCCCAAACATAAG AGGCAGCCGGTGTAG